From one Gracilinanus agilis isolate LMUSP501 chromosome 5, AgileGrace, whole genome shotgun sequence genomic stretch:
- the LOC123250250 gene encoding olfactory receptor-like protein COR9, which produces MVSKLVQIRLLFFIASYEAFLLSAMAYDRYSAICNPLVYVTVMNKQFCIFLACGSCLLGVTNSLLNTLPLLRLHFCGPHLIHHYSCEMPELLPLSCTDLFLNKMILFTTLVIFGFGCFFPILFSYTQIISAILKISSASGRSKAFSTCSSHVIVITLFFLTGLGQYSSLAIGSISNGAYE; this is translated from the coding sequence ATGGTATCAAAGTTGGTTCAGATTAGACTACTCTTTTTCATTGCATCATATGAAGCCTTTCTCCTCTCAGCCATGGCCTATGACCGCTACTCAGCCATCTGCAACCCTCTGGTTTATGTGACAGTCATGAACAAACAGTTCTGTATCTTTCTGGCCTGTGGTTCTTGTCTACTTGGGGTCACCAACTCCCTGCTCAACACCCTGCCTCTGCTGAGGCTGCATTTCTGTGGCCCCCACCTCATCCACCACTACAGCTGTGAGATGCCTGAACTCTTACCTCTCTCCTGCACTGACCTCTTCCTGAACAAAATGATCTTGTTCACTACCTTGGTTATCTTTGGATTTGGTTGCTTCTTCCCCATCCTGTTTTCTTATACCCAAATCATCTCTGCCATCCTGAAGATCAGCTCAGCCTCAGGCAGAAGCAAAGCCTTTTCTACTTGCTCCTCCCATGTAATTGTAATAACCTTGTTCTTCCTGACAGGTTTGGGTCAATATTCGAGCCTTGCTATTGGCTCTATCAGCAATGGTGCTTATGAGTAG